The following is a genomic window from Parabacteroides johnsonii DSM 18315.
TGGGAATCTCCTTCGGAAATTGAAAAAGAAGAATTGACAATTAGAGGAGAGAAAAACTAATTCTCAATTTTCAATTCTCCTTTCTCAATTGCCATTGCTTCTTCAGGTAGGTCTTCGAACTCGTTATCGGCTGTGTTCTCGCCGGTTTTCTTTTTTTTGAGCTCTGAGATGAATTGCTGGAATGTCTTGTCGGTCCGCAACTTTTTGATCGCCATCTTGGCTGCGCTTTGCTGGGATTCTTTTTTCGAATAGCCGATGCCGACTCCTATCTGCGTGTCGGAGAGCGTCACGCCAGTCTGGAACACCGGGTTTCCGTCGTTATCGGTAAATGATTCGATCAAGTCGAATGATATTTCAAGCTTGTTCTTTTGGCTCCATTCGATCAGGCTCGATTTGAAATTGACCTCTTTACGGGCGATTGTTTCCAGGTTGACATATTTCTTGATGAGCACATTTTGGATGAAGTTATAGCAGACTTCGTAGCCCTGGTCCAGATAGATTGCACCGATCAGTGCTTCAAGGGCATTTCCATACATGTAGTTGTTGTGGGAGTTTACTTTGGCGGAATACACGACCATCTTTTCGAGTCCCAGTTCGACGGCAACGCGGTTCAGTGTATCACGCTGTACGATTTTGGAGCGGGTATTGGTCAGGAAACCTTCCCGCTTGTTCTGAAAGTGGTTGAAAACGATGTCGGCTACGACCGCATCCAATATGGCATCGCCCAAAAACTCCAACCGTTCATTGTTCAGCCATCTGCCGTCACTGCTTTCTATGGAAGAGGATTTATGGTGGAAGGCTTGTTCATAAAGGTGGATGTTATCGGGATAAAAACCGAGTATCTTGTATAAAGAAGAATAAGGCTCCTTATTCATGTTCTTGAGGAGCCTTATTCTTTTGTATAGCTTTGTAAACACGTTACTTCACAAATTTTTTAACAATAGCACAAGCATTGTGACCGCCAAACCCGAAAGTATTGGACAGTGCTGCCCGCACTTCTCTTTTTTGAGCCTTATTGAATGTGAAATTCAGTTTATAATCTATTTCAGGATCATCATCACCATCCGCATGGTTGATCGTCGGAGGAATGATACCGTCGTTTATAGCCTTGATGCAGAGTATTGCCTCGATCGCTCCAGCTGCCCCTAAAAGGTGTCCGGTCATTGATTTCGTCGAACTGATATTCAGGTTGTAAGCGTGATCTCCGAAAACTTCTTTGATCGCTTTTACTTCCGAGATATCTCCTACCGGGGTAGAGGTTCCGTGAACGTTGATGTAATCGATGTCTTCCGGAGTCATTTCCGCGTCTTCCAGTGCGTTACGCATAACCAACTTGGCTCCTAATCCCTCCGGATGGGAAGCTGTCAGGTGATAAGCATCGGCAGACATGCCGGTTCCGGCAATCTCGCAATATATTTTAGCTCCACGAGCCAAGGCATGTTCCATTTCTTCCAGGACCAGACAGGCTGCTCCTTCTCCCATAACGAATCCGTCACGGCTTGCGCTGAATGGGCGGGAAGCAGTTTCGGGTGAATCGTTGCGGGTCGACAGTGCATTCATCGAGTTGAACCCGCCGACACCTGATTCCGAAACAGCGGCTTCGGCACCACCGGTGATAATCACGTTAGCTTTTCCTAAACGGATATAGTTGAACGCGTCACTGATCGCGTTGGTTGAAGATGCACAAGCTGATACTGTCGCAAAGTTGGGACCGTGGAATCCGTAAAGCATGGAGATATGTCCGGCTGCGATATCGGAGATCATCTTCGGGATGAAAAAAGGATTGAACTTAGGACCGATCGTATCTTTGATCTTTGCATATCCTAACACTTCTTCGTCGAATGTCTTGATACCACCGATACCAGAGGCAAAGATAACGCCGATACGGTTCTTGTCTTCCTTGTCCAAGTCCATAGCTGCATCATCAATCGCTTGTTTTGCGGCATTTATTGCGAATAAACTATAACGGTCACACTTGCGGGCTTCCTTACGATCCATTACTGTCAACGGGTCGAAGCCTTTTACTTCGCATGCAAATTGTGTCTTGAATTTGGATGCATCAAACTGAGTAATAGGCCCGGCTCCACTCTTCCCATTGATAATACCTTCCCATGTTTCCGGGAGAGTATTACCAAGAGGAGTAATAGCTCCAAGACCTGTTACCACAACTCTTTTTAATTCCATACCTTTAATTAAAAGGATTGATTACTTCGCGTTAGCTTCGATGTAAGCAATGGCGTCGCCTACAGTTGTAATCTTTTCTGCTTGATCATCAGGAATAGAAATACCGAATTCCTTTTCGAATTCCATAATCAGTTCTACAGTGTCAAGAGAGTCTGCTCCTAAATCGTTAGTAAAGCTTGCTTCGTTTGTAACTTCTGTTTCTTCAACACTTAATTTGTCAACGATGATAGCTTTTACTCTTTCAGCAACTTCAGACATAACTTTTTCAATTTAGATTAATAAATACGAATATACTTTTTAAATTTGCAGTGCAAAGAAAAGAATTTTTTATGTTACAAAACAAATTTAATGCACTAAAAATGTGGAAAACTGCACATTTTTTCTTTTCTTGTGCACAAAAATAGGAGAAAACATGAAAAACGTAGCAGTTTTTGCCTCTGGCTCGGGTACGAACGCGGAGAATATCGTCCGATATTTCTCTAAAAGTGAAACTATTAAAGTGGCGCTTGTTTTGTCTAACAACCGGAATGTAGGCGTACATGCCCGGGTGAATAAGTTGGGGGTTCCTTCTTTTGTCTTTTCGAGGGAGGAATTTGCAGATGGGGAACCTGTCCTGGCAAAACTTGCGGAATATGATACGGATCTGATTGTTCTTGCCGGCTTCATGAATAAGATCTCCGATCCCCTACTGAATGCCTATCCGGGTAAAATCATCAATATTCATCCCGCCCTTTTGCCTAAATACGGCGGTAAAGGCATGTACGGAATGCATGTGCACGAGGCGGTCGTTGCTGCCGGTGAACGGGAGACTGGCATTACCATCCATTACATAGACGAACATTACGACGAAGGGACGGTTATCTTCCAGGCAACCTGTCCGGTTCTGCCGTCCGATACGCCGGAAGAGGTTGCTGCGAAAGTGCACGCACTCGAATACGCCCATTATCCTAAGATCATAGAAGATTTGCTTGCAACCCGTTGACCGGATTGTATCAGAAGTTCGCGCTCAGCTGAATGACGTAGGTGCGGGGTGCGGAAACGAGCATCGGGCGTGTACTGTATTCTTTATTGAACAAGTTGTTCACCATGAACTGGAAAGAGAGTTCCTTCGTGATCTTCACGCCCGCACGCAGGTCGATCACGCAGTAGGGCGTGTTGTTCTTCGCCCAATAGGAATGAAGTGTTTGCCCGTTCACATTGCCGAAGAGGATGTTGCGCACGTAGTCCATAATCTCCGGCTGCTCTTTCGCCCGCTCGTCCACCATCAGGTAGTCGACGGCCAACGTTTTGCTTTTCCACACGATATTGGTTCCCAACGTCAATCGTTTCCACTGGAAGTCGAGGACGGCTTTTACGGTATGTTTCTGGCGGTACTTCAGGTATTTGGATGTGTTGGACTTCTCTTTCATGTGCATCGGATCGTTGTAGGCCGCTTCTTCTTCGTTCTTTTTTTTGTAGCCGGCGTCTTCCGGTTCGATGAATACATACCCTAAGTTATAGCTCAATGTGGTATTGGGGTTGAACGTATAGATGCCGTTTGTACTGATTTCCGCTCCGTAGATACGTGCTTTCGACACGTTATAGAATTGGGCTCCGATCCCCGGCATCTGACCCTGGGTGATCATGCTCAGGAGGTCGTGCGTGCCGTTAATGTACTGGAAAGTCGTATTGTTGAAGATTCCGAAGCGAAACTCGATCATGTCGGTATATTGGGTATAGAACCCCGCCAGGTCAAAGAAGCCTGTCAGGTTTCCGAACTTATATCCCTGTTTGAACCCCAGTTCAACGTTCATACCCTTTTCGGCATTTACCTCTTTGTTCGGGTATACGCCGACACCACCGATGTCTTTGCGGGCATATTTCTCGGTTAGCGAAGGATAGCGGTAACCTTGCCCGAAGCTGGCGCGGATAAAGCTGTAGTCGGCAAGCTGGTAGTTCAGTCCGGCACGGAAGATCGGTTTGACTGGAATCTTGGTTCCGAACAGTTTGGTTTCCGCTTCCCGCAGGTAGTTGTCCACCCGGTAGTATTCGGCACGCATACCGGCCGATACGCTCAGGCGGTCGAAGAAGCGCTGATCGTATTGGACGAACAGGGCGGCATTGTCGCTGTCGTGTGTCCCGGTCGTTTTCGAAACGCTTTTCATATGTTCGTAGGTCGCCCCGGCGGTGATCTGGCTTCCGTTATCCCATTTCTTATTGAACTGGTAGTCTACATAGTAAGTATAGTTCTTGTCTGTCCCTTTAGGCACATTCTCCTTGTTGTTGTTCATCACCCAGGAGATCAGGTCGCAGTAGTCGGCAGTCGTGGCAGTCGGGAATACTCCGTTCAGAATGTTGACGGCTCCATCCACGATCCCGTTCAGGTCTCCTTGCAATATCGGCTGGATAAGCGGGAAGAAAGGGCTGTAGTCTCCGTTCTTGATGTTGTCGATATAGGCGTTGACGGTGGTGGCATCGCTTCCCATATTACCTAAGATATTGTCGAGCGACTTGCGGGTGGAGCTTCCGTCGATGATGTTGTCTCCCCGGTAATAGAAACGGGTCTTGATCTTATGCGAGGTGTTGTTAGCCGGATTGGTAAAATTGAAGAACGGGTCGATATAGAAGGTGTTCCCCTTGCGTCCCATGTTGGCGATGGACGACGGCCGGTAGATTTCCACTGGAGAGCGCCAGATAAAGAAGTCGGCATATTTGTCGGCCAGATAGTTGAAATTGAACCCATAGTTCAGGAGCTTCCCTTCTTTCATCGGATGGTGGTATGTTATATTGCCTCCGAGCCGCAGGCGCCGGTTGTATCCCTGCTCGCGGTATCCATCGTCGGAAAACAGGTTGAGTCCTCCCGACACATCGAAGTTCCCGATCCGTCGTGCGTGCGAGAGATCCACCCCTTCGTATTCGTCATGAGCCGGATGGTCGTAGACCCCGACATAGGCTCGGGCGCTTGTAGTCGGCGTGAGTCCCGGCCGTTTCGTGCGGATGTTGATCACCCCATTCAGAGCCGATGAACCGTAGAGTACGGAGGAGGCACCCTTCATCACTTCTACCTGTTCGATGTTTTCGAGCGGGACGATGTTCCAGTTGATCACTCCGTTGCCCGAACTCAGGGCGCTCATACCGTCCACCAGCACAAGGCTGCGCGAACCGACCCCGTATGTCCATCCGTTTCCGCCACGTATGGAGGGCTGCTTGTCGTTGATATCCACGCCCGGCATTGTGTTCAGTGTCGAACTAAGGTCGGTAGGGGCCTGCTTGGCGATATCGCCCGCCTTCAGCAGATCCATCGAAACGGTGACGTCACTTAGTTTCTGTTCGAAGCGTCCGGCACTGATCACCACATCCCCCAGCAAGTTGGCTTTGATGTGCATATAGACATCTTTTGTCTTGATATCCCCTTTGCGGAGCATCAACGGGAGTCGTTCGTTTTCGTATCCGATGTAACTGAACAGGAGGTCGACTCCACCGTCCGGCAGTGCGATTTCGTAGGCTCCGTCGGTATCCGATATGGTTCCGTTCGTATCCCCGTTTATTTTTTTGTAGGTGATGTTGACGCCCGGTAGCGGTTCATGGGTTTCCGCGTCATAGACATGCCCTTTCACTGTTTGTCCGAGTGTAACCCCGGTGAAAAGCAGCAGGGTAAAAATCAGGATATATAGCTTTTTCATGTGAATTGCTTTTAATTGACGGTTTTGTCCTTGTATAAATAGATACCGATCTCGATGGGAATTGCATTCAGCTCCTGGCTTAACTGGTCCAGGATTGCGCCGAACGTTTTCCCTTTCAGGAGTATGGCTACGATACTTGTGAACTGGGGCGGGATCAGGTTGCCGATCAGGTCCATGACGGGTGCGTTAAGCGTCTCTTCCGGGATAAAGACCTTCACAATGTCCAGTAGGGCAAACAATTCCTGGATTTCCGATTTATCGAGGAGCAGGATGAGATCGCCTTTTGCCGGGTCTTCGCTTTCGAGGATCGTCATTTTGATGCCGGTTGTAGACCAGGTATTGATCTTCTGGTAGGCCGCCAGTAGCGCATTTTCCATAGAGCTATCCCCGGAGTCGGTTTTCGTCTGTCTGTTTATCATCATCTGGCGGATGATCATGTCGATCTGCGGGATTACATATATGGATGTATTGTCTTCCACATAATAAGTTGCTAGGTTGGGTGGCGAAGCGGTCCAGTCGTTTGCCGGATGTTTGATGTAGCTGCCTATCAAACTTCCTATCTGGATCGAGTCAGGCAGGGGAGCATAGCGGGCGATGATGTTCCCGTCCGCCTGGAAAGTCAGACCGTCCAGCACAGAGCTGATCAGGTTACTGACCAGTTTGCCGCC
Proteins encoded in this region:
- the rnc gene encoding ribonuclease III, which translates into the protein MFTKLYKRIRLLKNMNKEPYSSLYKILGFYPDNIHLYEQAFHHKSSSIESSDGRWLNNERLEFLGDAILDAVVADIVFNHFQNKREGFLTNTRSKIVQRDTLNRVAVELGLEKMVVYSAKVNSHNNYMYGNALEALIGAIYLDQGYEVCYNFIQNVLIKKYVNLETIARKEVNFKSSLIEWSQKNKLEISFDLIESFTDNDGNPVFQTGVTLSDTQIGVGIGYSKKESQQSAAKMAIKKLRTDKTFQQFISELKKKKTGENTADNEFEDLPEEAMAIEKGELKIEN
- the purN gene encoding phosphoribosylglycinamide formyltransferase, producing the protein MKNVAVFASGSGTNAENIVRYFSKSETIKVALVLSNNRNVGVHARVNKLGVPSFVFSREEFADGEPVLAKLAEYDTDLIVLAGFMNKISDPLLNAYPGKIINIHPALLPKYGGKGMYGMHVHEAVVAAGERETGITIHYIDEHYDEGTVIFQATCPVLPSDTPEEVAAKVHALEYAHYPKIIEDLLATR
- a CDS encoding TonB-dependent receptor; its protein translation is MKKLYILIFTLLLFTGVTLGQTVKGHVYDAETHEPLPGVNITYKKINGDTNGTISDTDGAYEIALPDGGVDLLFSYIGYENERLPLMLRKGDIKTKDVYMHIKANLLGDVVISAGRFEQKLSDVTVSMDLLKAGDIAKQAPTDLSSTLNTMPGVDINDKQPSIRGGNGWTYGVGSRSLVLVDGMSALSSGNGVINWNIVPLENIEQVEVMKGASSVLYGSSALNGVINIRTKRPGLTPTTSARAYVGVYDHPAHDEYEGVDLSHARRIGNFDVSGGLNLFSDDGYREQGYNRRLRLGGNITYHHPMKEGKLLNYGFNFNYLADKYADFFIWRSPVEIYRPSSIANMGRKGNTFYIDPFFNFTNPANNTSHKIKTRFYYRGDNIIDGSSTRKSLDNILGNMGSDATTVNAYIDNIKNGDYSPFFPLIQPILQGDLNGIVDGAVNILNGVFPTATTADYCDLISWVMNNNKENVPKGTDKNYTYYVDYQFNKKWDNGSQITAGATYEHMKSVSKTTGTHDSDNAALFVQYDQRFFDRLSVSAGMRAEYYRVDNYLREAETKLFGTKIPVKPIFRAGLNYQLADYSFIRASFGQGYRYPSLTEKYARKDIGGVGVYPNKEVNAEKGMNVELGFKQGYKFGNLTGFFDLAGFYTQYTDMIEFRFGIFNNTTFQYINGTHDLLSMITQGQMPGIGAQFYNVSKARIYGAEISTNGIYTFNPNTTLSYNLGYVFIEPEDAGYKKKNEEEAAYNDPMHMKEKSNTSKYLKYRQKHTVKAVLDFQWKRLTLGTNIVWKSKTLAVDYLMVDERAKEQPEIMDYVRNILFGNVNGQTLHSYWAKNNTPYCVIDLRAGVKITKELSFQFMVNNLFNKEYSTRPMLVSAPRTYVIQLSANF
- a CDS encoding DUF4925 domain-containing protein; the protein is MDRKSICSFLYAMMLVILLIACNDDDDYDGLAPAKLSGTYSNKLSAPANGDPLILSYNGNTFIGKDVEFKTDDGKTAHIILKYVLPHDKETTVADISLTAGSDSYSFSGDATASTGTAFHYQGSIQAGRLVLELSDIMIPENRLQTNGTWHIAHENASYYNVDNGSIQTMIGMLYNLVGGKLVSNLISSVLDGLTFQADGNIIARYAPLPDSIQIGSLIGSYIKHPANDWTASPPNLATYYVEDNTSIYVIPQIDMIIRQMMINRQTKTDSGDSSMENALLAAYQKINTWSTTGIKMTILESEDPAKGDLILLLDKSEIQELFALLDIVKVFIPEETLNAPVMDLIGNLIPPQFTSIVAILLKGKTFGAILDQLSQELNAIPIEIGIYLYKDKTVN
- the fabF gene encoding beta-ketoacyl-ACP synthase II, producing the protein MELKRVVVTGLGAITPLGNTLPETWEGIINGKSGAGPITQFDASKFKTQFACEVKGFDPLTVMDRKEARKCDRYSLFAINAAKQAIDDAAMDLDKEDKNRIGVIFASGIGGIKTFDEEVLGYAKIKDTIGPKFNPFFIPKMISDIAAGHISMLYGFHGPNFATVSACASSTNAISDAFNYIRLGKANVIITGGAEAAVSESGVGGFNSMNALSTRNDSPETASRPFSASRDGFVMGEGAACLVLEEMEHALARGAKIYCEIAGTGMSADAYHLTASHPEGLGAKLVMRNALEDAEMTPEDIDYINVHGTSTPVGDISEVKAIKEVFGDHAYNLNISSTKSMTGHLLGAAGAIEAILCIKAINDGIIPPTINHADGDDDPEIDYKLNFTFNKAQKREVRAALSNTFGFGGHNACAIVKKFVK
- a CDS encoding acyl carrier protein, which produces MSEVAERVKAIIVDKLSVEETEVTNEASFTNDLGADSLDTVELIMEFEKEFGISIPDDQAEKITTVGDAIAYIEANAK